A genomic segment from Zonotrichia albicollis isolate bZonAlb1 chromosome 19, bZonAlb1.hap1, whole genome shotgun sequence encodes:
- the TTYH2 gene encoding protein tweety homolog 2 isoform X2 gives MGPARADYLAPWWAAWLHGLPHRDPRLQPVPSTFRPQDPDYQQSLLVLGLLAAVCLGLNLLFLTVYLICLCCCKREQDAESKRPHSCCVTWMAVTAGLICCAAVGVGFYGNSETNDGVFQLLYALDHANQTLTGIDSLVASTTLQMQGALEQHLARLNELLASRGDYVQTLKFTQQLAGSIVLQLQGLPAWRGVSTDLTELSGQVAYVEYYRWLAYLLFFILVLTVCLLACLGLAKHSRCLLLLMLCCGLLMLVLSWASMAVDTAAAVGTSDFCVAPDKFIMNQTDDEISAEVVHYYLYCDQSLSSPFQQALTVFQRSLTTMQIQIQGLIQYALPLFPTAEKDLLRVQQLLNSSETSLHQLTALLDCRGLHKDYLDGLIGICYDGVEGLLYLGLFSLLAAAAFSTVICAAPRAWQQLAGRERDYDDMDEEDPFNPAARRMATHRPPRGQLRSFCSYSSSLGSQSSLQPPAAQTVSNAPVSENQAVLFGGNPRYENVPLIGRGSPPPTLSCPSRYSPSMRATYLAVTDEHIRHRGDFPA, from the exons ATGGGGCCCGCCCGCGCCGATTACCTGGCGCCCTGGTGGGCGGCCTGGCTGCACGGGCTCCCGCACCGCGACCCCCGCCTGCAGCCCGTGCCCAGCACCTTCCGCCCGCAGGACCCCGACTACCAGCAG TCGCTGCTTGTCCTGGGCTTGCTGGCCGCCGTGTGCCTCGGCCTcaacctcctcttcctcaccgtGTACCTgatctgcctgtgctgctgcaagaGGGAGCAGGACGCCGAGAGCAAGCGGCCCCACTCGTGTTGTGTCACCTGGATGGCCGTCACCGCCGGGCTCATCTGCTG CGCCGCTGTTGGCGTCGGCTTCTACGGGAACAGCGAGACCAACGACGGCGTTTTCCAGCTGCTCTATGCCCTGGACCACGCCAACCAGACCCTGACTGGCATCGACTCCCTG GTTGCCAGCACCACGCTGCAGATGCAGGGAGCGCtggagcagcacctggcacGGCTGAACGAGCTGCTGGCCTCGCGGGGGGATTACGTGCAGACCCTCAAGTTCACGCAGCAGCTGGCTGGCAgcattgtcctgcagctccaggggctgccgGCCTGGCGGGGCGTCAGCACTGACCTCACCGAGCTGTCGGGACAGGTGGCCTATGTGGAGTATTACAG GTGGTTGGCTTACCTGCTCTTCTTCATCCTCGTCCTCACCGTCTGCCTGCTggcctgcctggggctggccaAGCACTCCcgctgcctgctgctcct gatgCTGTGCTGTGGGCTGCTCATGCTGGTCCTCAGCTGGGCCTCCATGGCCGTGGACACGGCGGCTGCGGTG ggcacCAGCGACTTCTGTGTGGCGCCGGACAAGTTCATCATGAACCAGACAGATGATGAGATCAGCGCAG AGGTGGTTCATTATTACCTGTACTGTGACCAGAGCCtgagcagccccttccagcag GCTCTCACCGTGTTCCAGCGCTCGCTGACCACCATGCAGATCCAGATCCAGGGGCTCATCCAGTATGCGCTGCCCCTCTTCCCCACAGCTGAG AAAGACCTTTTGAgggtgcagcagctcctcaacTCCTCAGAAACCAGCCTGCACcagctgacagcactgctggacTGCCGGGGGCTGCACAAG GACTACCTGGATGGCCTCATTGGCATCTGCTACGACGGCGTGGAGGGGCTGCTCTACCTGGGGCTCTTCTCCCTGCTGGCGGCCGCTGCCTTCTCCACGGTGATCTGCGCAGCCCCAcgagcctggcagcagctggctggGAG GGAGCGGGACTACGATGACATGGACGAGGAGGACCCGTTCAACCCCGCAGCGCGGCGCATGGCCACGCACCGCCCTCCGCGGGGGCAGCTGCGCAGCTTctgcagctacagcagcagcctgggcagccagagcagcctgcagcCCCCGGCGGCACAGACCGTGTCCAACGCCCCCGTGTCTGA GAACCAGGCCGTGCTCTTCGGAGGGAACCCCCGCTATGAGAACGTGCCCCTCATCGGGAGGGGCTCTCCTCCCCCCACG CTAAGTTGCCCATCAAGA TACTCCCCGAGCATGAGGGCCACGTACCTGGCGGTCACCGATGAGCACATCCGGCACCGCGGCGACTTCCCGGCCTAG
- the RPL38 gene encoding large ribosomal subunit protein eL38: MPRKIEEIKDFLLTARRKDAKSVKIKKNKDNVKFKVRCSRYLYTLVITDKEKAEKLKQSLPPGLAVKELK, from the exons ATG CCTCGCAAGATTGAGGAGATCAAGGATTTCCTGCTGACAGCGCGGCGGAAGGACGCCAAGT CCGTCAAGATCAAGAAGAACAAGGACAATGTGAAGTTCAAGGTGCGCTGCAGCCGGTACCTCTACACCCTGGTCATCACCGAcaaggagaaggcagagaagCTGAAGCAGTCCCTGCCCCCAG gtCTGGCCGTGAAGGAGCTGAAATGA
- the TTYH2 gene encoding protein tweety homolog 2 isoform X5 — protein MGPARADYLAPWWAAWLHGLPHRDPRLQPVPSTFRPQDPDYQQSLLVLGLLAAVCLGLNLLFLTVYLICLCCCKREQDAESKRPHSCCVTWMAVTAGLICCAAVGVGFYGNSETNDGVFQLLYALDHANQTLTGIDSLVASTTLQMQGALEQHLARLNELLASRGDYVQTLKFTQQLAGSIVLQLQGLPAWRGVSTDLTELSGQVAYVEYYRWLAYLLFFILVLTVCLLACLGLAKHSRCLLLLMLCCGLLMLVLSWASMAVDTAAAVGTSDFCVAPDKFIMNQTDDEISAEVVHYYLYCDQSLSSPFQQALTVFQRSLTTMQIQIQGLIQYALPLFPTAEKDLLRVQQLLNSSETSLHQLTALLDCRGLHKDYLDGLIGICYDGVEGLLYLGLFSLLAAAAFSTVICAAPRAWQQLAGRERDYDDMDEEDPFNPAARRMATHRPPRGQLRSFCSYSSSLGSQSSLQPPAAQTVSNAPVSEYMNQAVLFGGNPRYENVPLIGRGSPPPTLPIKILPEHEGHVPGGHR, from the exons ATGGGGCCCGCCCGCGCCGATTACCTGGCGCCCTGGTGGGCGGCCTGGCTGCACGGGCTCCCGCACCGCGACCCCCGCCTGCAGCCCGTGCCCAGCACCTTCCGCCCGCAGGACCCCGACTACCAGCAG TCGCTGCTTGTCCTGGGCTTGCTGGCCGCCGTGTGCCTCGGCCTcaacctcctcttcctcaccgtGTACCTgatctgcctgtgctgctgcaagaGGGAGCAGGACGCCGAGAGCAAGCGGCCCCACTCGTGTTGTGTCACCTGGATGGCCGTCACCGCCGGGCTCATCTGCTG CGCCGCTGTTGGCGTCGGCTTCTACGGGAACAGCGAGACCAACGACGGCGTTTTCCAGCTGCTCTATGCCCTGGACCACGCCAACCAGACCCTGACTGGCATCGACTCCCTG GTTGCCAGCACCACGCTGCAGATGCAGGGAGCGCtggagcagcacctggcacGGCTGAACGAGCTGCTGGCCTCGCGGGGGGATTACGTGCAGACCCTCAAGTTCACGCAGCAGCTGGCTGGCAgcattgtcctgcagctccaggggctgccgGCCTGGCGGGGCGTCAGCACTGACCTCACCGAGCTGTCGGGACAGGTGGCCTATGTGGAGTATTACAG GTGGTTGGCTTACCTGCTCTTCTTCATCCTCGTCCTCACCGTCTGCCTGCTggcctgcctggggctggccaAGCACTCCcgctgcctgctgctcct gatgCTGTGCTGTGGGCTGCTCATGCTGGTCCTCAGCTGGGCCTCCATGGCCGTGGACACGGCGGCTGCGGTG ggcacCAGCGACTTCTGTGTGGCGCCGGACAAGTTCATCATGAACCAGACAGATGATGAGATCAGCGCAG AGGTGGTTCATTATTACCTGTACTGTGACCAGAGCCtgagcagccccttccagcag GCTCTCACCGTGTTCCAGCGCTCGCTGACCACCATGCAGATCCAGATCCAGGGGCTCATCCAGTATGCGCTGCCCCTCTTCCCCACAGCTGAG AAAGACCTTTTGAgggtgcagcagctcctcaacTCCTCAGAAACCAGCCTGCACcagctgacagcactgctggacTGCCGGGGGCTGCACAAG GACTACCTGGATGGCCTCATTGGCATCTGCTACGACGGCGTGGAGGGGCTGCTCTACCTGGGGCTCTTCTCCCTGCTGGCGGCCGCTGCCTTCTCCACGGTGATCTGCGCAGCCCCAcgagcctggcagcagctggctggGAG GGAGCGGGACTACGATGACATGGACGAGGAGGACCCGTTCAACCCCGCAGCGCGGCGCATGGCCACGCACCGCCCTCCGCGGGGGCAGCTGCGCAGCTTctgcagctacagcagcagcctgggcagccagagcagcctgcagcCCCCGGCGGCACAGACCGTGTCCAACGCCCCCGTGTCTGAGTACAT GAACCAGGCCGTGCTCTTCGGAGGGAACCCCCGCTATGAGAACGTGCCCCTCATCGGGAGGGGCTCTCCTCCCCCCACG TTGCCCATCAAGA TACTCCCCGAGCATGAGGGCCACGTACCTGGCGGTCACCGATGA
- the TTYH2 gene encoding protein tweety homolog 2 isoform X6 has protein sequence MGPARADYLAPWWAAWLHGLPHRDPRLQPVPSTFRPQDPDYQQSLLVLGLLAAVCLGLNLLFLTVYLICLCCCKREQDAESKRPHSCCVTWMAVTAGLICCAAVGVGFYGNSETNDGVFQLLYALDHANQTLTGIDSLVASTTLQMQGALEQHLARLNELLASRGDYVQTLKFTQQLAGSIVLQLQGLPAWRGVSTDLTELSGQVAYVEYYRWLAYLLFFILVLTVCLLACLGLAKHSRCLLLLMLCCGLLMLVLSWASMAVDTAAAVGTSDFCVAPDKFIMNQTDDEISAEVVHYYLYCDQSLSSPFQQALTVFQRSLTTMQIQIQGLIQYALPLFPTAEKDLLRVQQLLNSSETSLHQLTALLDCRGLHKDYLDGLIGICYDGVEGLLYLGLFSLLAAAAFSTVICAAPRAWQQLAGRERDYDDMDEEDPFNPAARRMATHRPPRGQLRSFCSYSSSLGSQSSLQPPAAQTVSNAPVSENQAVLFGGNPRYENVPLIGRGSPPPTLPIKILPEHEGHVPGGHR, from the exons ATGGGGCCCGCCCGCGCCGATTACCTGGCGCCCTGGTGGGCGGCCTGGCTGCACGGGCTCCCGCACCGCGACCCCCGCCTGCAGCCCGTGCCCAGCACCTTCCGCCCGCAGGACCCCGACTACCAGCAG TCGCTGCTTGTCCTGGGCTTGCTGGCCGCCGTGTGCCTCGGCCTcaacctcctcttcctcaccgtGTACCTgatctgcctgtgctgctgcaagaGGGAGCAGGACGCCGAGAGCAAGCGGCCCCACTCGTGTTGTGTCACCTGGATGGCCGTCACCGCCGGGCTCATCTGCTG CGCCGCTGTTGGCGTCGGCTTCTACGGGAACAGCGAGACCAACGACGGCGTTTTCCAGCTGCTCTATGCCCTGGACCACGCCAACCAGACCCTGACTGGCATCGACTCCCTG GTTGCCAGCACCACGCTGCAGATGCAGGGAGCGCtggagcagcacctggcacGGCTGAACGAGCTGCTGGCCTCGCGGGGGGATTACGTGCAGACCCTCAAGTTCACGCAGCAGCTGGCTGGCAgcattgtcctgcagctccaggggctgccgGCCTGGCGGGGCGTCAGCACTGACCTCACCGAGCTGTCGGGACAGGTGGCCTATGTGGAGTATTACAG GTGGTTGGCTTACCTGCTCTTCTTCATCCTCGTCCTCACCGTCTGCCTGCTggcctgcctggggctggccaAGCACTCCcgctgcctgctgctcct gatgCTGTGCTGTGGGCTGCTCATGCTGGTCCTCAGCTGGGCCTCCATGGCCGTGGACACGGCGGCTGCGGTG ggcacCAGCGACTTCTGTGTGGCGCCGGACAAGTTCATCATGAACCAGACAGATGATGAGATCAGCGCAG AGGTGGTTCATTATTACCTGTACTGTGACCAGAGCCtgagcagccccttccagcag GCTCTCACCGTGTTCCAGCGCTCGCTGACCACCATGCAGATCCAGATCCAGGGGCTCATCCAGTATGCGCTGCCCCTCTTCCCCACAGCTGAG AAAGACCTTTTGAgggtgcagcagctcctcaacTCCTCAGAAACCAGCCTGCACcagctgacagcactgctggacTGCCGGGGGCTGCACAAG GACTACCTGGATGGCCTCATTGGCATCTGCTACGACGGCGTGGAGGGGCTGCTCTACCTGGGGCTCTTCTCCCTGCTGGCGGCCGCTGCCTTCTCCACGGTGATCTGCGCAGCCCCAcgagcctggcagcagctggctggGAG GGAGCGGGACTACGATGACATGGACGAGGAGGACCCGTTCAACCCCGCAGCGCGGCGCATGGCCACGCACCGCCCTCCGCGGGGGCAGCTGCGCAGCTTctgcagctacagcagcagcctgggcagccagagcagcctgcagcCCCCGGCGGCACAGACCGTGTCCAACGCCCCCGTGTCTGA GAACCAGGCCGTGCTCTTCGGAGGGAACCCCCGCTATGAGAACGTGCCCCTCATCGGGAGGGGCTCTCCTCCCCCCACG TTGCCCATCAAGA TACTCCCCGAGCATGAGGGCCACGTACCTGGCGGTCACCGATGA
- the TTYH2 gene encoding protein tweety homolog 2 isoform X3, whose translation MGPARADYLAPWWAAWLHGLPHRDPRLQPVPSTFRPQDPDYQQSLLVLGLLAAVCLGLNLLFLTVYLICLCCCKREQDAESKRPHSCCVTWMAVTAGLICCAAVGVGFYGNSETNDGVFQLLYALDHANQTLTGIDSLVASTTLQMQGALEQHLARLNELLASRGDYVQTLKFTQQLAGSIVLQLQGLPAWRGVSTDLTELSGQVAYVEYYRWLAYLLFFILVLTVCLLACLGLAKHSRCLLLLMLCCGLLMLVLSWASMAVDTAAAVGTSDFCVAPDKFIMNQTDDEISAEVVHYYLYCDQSLSSPFQQALTVFQRSLTTMQIQIQGLIQYALPLFPTAEKDLLRVQQLLNSSETSLHQLTALLDCRGLHKDYLDGLIGICYDGVEGLLYLGLFSLLAAAAFSTVICAAPRAWQQLAGRERDYDDMDEEDPFNPAARRMATHRPPRGQLRSFCSYSSSLGSQSSLQPPAAQTVSNAPVSEYMNQAVLFGGNPRYENVPLIGRGSPPPTYSPSMRATYLAVTDEHIRHRGDFPA comes from the exons ATGGGGCCCGCCCGCGCCGATTACCTGGCGCCCTGGTGGGCGGCCTGGCTGCACGGGCTCCCGCACCGCGACCCCCGCCTGCAGCCCGTGCCCAGCACCTTCCGCCCGCAGGACCCCGACTACCAGCAG TCGCTGCTTGTCCTGGGCTTGCTGGCCGCCGTGTGCCTCGGCCTcaacctcctcttcctcaccgtGTACCTgatctgcctgtgctgctgcaagaGGGAGCAGGACGCCGAGAGCAAGCGGCCCCACTCGTGTTGTGTCACCTGGATGGCCGTCACCGCCGGGCTCATCTGCTG CGCCGCTGTTGGCGTCGGCTTCTACGGGAACAGCGAGACCAACGACGGCGTTTTCCAGCTGCTCTATGCCCTGGACCACGCCAACCAGACCCTGACTGGCATCGACTCCCTG GTTGCCAGCACCACGCTGCAGATGCAGGGAGCGCtggagcagcacctggcacGGCTGAACGAGCTGCTGGCCTCGCGGGGGGATTACGTGCAGACCCTCAAGTTCACGCAGCAGCTGGCTGGCAgcattgtcctgcagctccaggggctgccgGCCTGGCGGGGCGTCAGCACTGACCTCACCGAGCTGTCGGGACAGGTGGCCTATGTGGAGTATTACAG GTGGTTGGCTTACCTGCTCTTCTTCATCCTCGTCCTCACCGTCTGCCTGCTggcctgcctggggctggccaAGCACTCCcgctgcctgctgctcct gatgCTGTGCTGTGGGCTGCTCATGCTGGTCCTCAGCTGGGCCTCCATGGCCGTGGACACGGCGGCTGCGGTG ggcacCAGCGACTTCTGTGTGGCGCCGGACAAGTTCATCATGAACCAGACAGATGATGAGATCAGCGCAG AGGTGGTTCATTATTACCTGTACTGTGACCAGAGCCtgagcagccccttccagcag GCTCTCACCGTGTTCCAGCGCTCGCTGACCACCATGCAGATCCAGATCCAGGGGCTCATCCAGTATGCGCTGCCCCTCTTCCCCACAGCTGAG AAAGACCTTTTGAgggtgcagcagctcctcaacTCCTCAGAAACCAGCCTGCACcagctgacagcactgctggacTGCCGGGGGCTGCACAAG GACTACCTGGATGGCCTCATTGGCATCTGCTACGACGGCGTGGAGGGGCTGCTCTACCTGGGGCTCTTCTCCCTGCTGGCGGCCGCTGCCTTCTCCACGGTGATCTGCGCAGCCCCAcgagcctggcagcagctggctggGAG GGAGCGGGACTACGATGACATGGACGAGGAGGACCCGTTCAACCCCGCAGCGCGGCGCATGGCCACGCACCGCCCTCCGCGGGGGCAGCTGCGCAGCTTctgcagctacagcagcagcctgggcagccagagcagcctgcagcCCCCGGCGGCACAGACCGTGTCCAACGCCCCCGTGTCTGAGTACAT GAACCAGGCCGTGCTCTTCGGAGGGAACCCCCGCTATGAGAACGTGCCCCTCATCGGGAGGGGCTCTCCTCCCCCCACG TACTCCCCGAGCATGAGGGCCACGTACCTGGCGGTCACCGATGAGCACATCCGGCACCGCGGCGACTTCCCGGCCTAG
- the TTYH2 gene encoding protein tweety homolog 2 isoform X1, translated as MGPARADYLAPWWAAWLHGLPHRDPRLQPVPSTFRPQDPDYQQSLLVLGLLAAVCLGLNLLFLTVYLICLCCCKREQDAESKRPHSCCVTWMAVTAGLICCAAVGVGFYGNSETNDGVFQLLYALDHANQTLTGIDSLVASTTLQMQGALEQHLARLNELLASRGDYVQTLKFTQQLAGSIVLQLQGLPAWRGVSTDLTELSGQVAYVEYYRWLAYLLFFILVLTVCLLACLGLAKHSRCLLLLMLCCGLLMLVLSWASMAVDTAAAVGTSDFCVAPDKFIMNQTDDEISAEVVHYYLYCDQSLSSPFQQALTVFQRSLTTMQIQIQGLIQYALPLFPTAEKDLLRVQQLLNSSETSLHQLTALLDCRGLHKDYLDGLIGICYDGVEGLLYLGLFSLLAAAAFSTVICAAPRAWQQLAGRERDYDDMDEEDPFNPAARRMATHRPPRGQLRSFCSYSSSLGSQSSLQPPAAQTVSNAPVSEYMNQAVLFGGNPRYENVPLIGRGSPPPTLSCPSRYSPSMRATYLAVTDEHIRHRGDFPA; from the exons ATGGGGCCCGCCCGCGCCGATTACCTGGCGCCCTGGTGGGCGGCCTGGCTGCACGGGCTCCCGCACCGCGACCCCCGCCTGCAGCCCGTGCCCAGCACCTTCCGCCCGCAGGACCCCGACTACCAGCAG TCGCTGCTTGTCCTGGGCTTGCTGGCCGCCGTGTGCCTCGGCCTcaacctcctcttcctcaccgtGTACCTgatctgcctgtgctgctgcaagaGGGAGCAGGACGCCGAGAGCAAGCGGCCCCACTCGTGTTGTGTCACCTGGATGGCCGTCACCGCCGGGCTCATCTGCTG CGCCGCTGTTGGCGTCGGCTTCTACGGGAACAGCGAGACCAACGACGGCGTTTTCCAGCTGCTCTATGCCCTGGACCACGCCAACCAGACCCTGACTGGCATCGACTCCCTG GTTGCCAGCACCACGCTGCAGATGCAGGGAGCGCtggagcagcacctggcacGGCTGAACGAGCTGCTGGCCTCGCGGGGGGATTACGTGCAGACCCTCAAGTTCACGCAGCAGCTGGCTGGCAgcattgtcctgcagctccaggggctgccgGCCTGGCGGGGCGTCAGCACTGACCTCACCGAGCTGTCGGGACAGGTGGCCTATGTGGAGTATTACAG GTGGTTGGCTTACCTGCTCTTCTTCATCCTCGTCCTCACCGTCTGCCTGCTggcctgcctggggctggccaAGCACTCCcgctgcctgctgctcct gatgCTGTGCTGTGGGCTGCTCATGCTGGTCCTCAGCTGGGCCTCCATGGCCGTGGACACGGCGGCTGCGGTG ggcacCAGCGACTTCTGTGTGGCGCCGGACAAGTTCATCATGAACCAGACAGATGATGAGATCAGCGCAG AGGTGGTTCATTATTACCTGTACTGTGACCAGAGCCtgagcagccccttccagcag GCTCTCACCGTGTTCCAGCGCTCGCTGACCACCATGCAGATCCAGATCCAGGGGCTCATCCAGTATGCGCTGCCCCTCTTCCCCACAGCTGAG AAAGACCTTTTGAgggtgcagcagctcctcaacTCCTCAGAAACCAGCCTGCACcagctgacagcactgctggacTGCCGGGGGCTGCACAAG GACTACCTGGATGGCCTCATTGGCATCTGCTACGACGGCGTGGAGGGGCTGCTCTACCTGGGGCTCTTCTCCCTGCTGGCGGCCGCTGCCTTCTCCACGGTGATCTGCGCAGCCCCAcgagcctggcagcagctggctggGAG GGAGCGGGACTACGATGACATGGACGAGGAGGACCCGTTCAACCCCGCAGCGCGGCGCATGGCCACGCACCGCCCTCCGCGGGGGCAGCTGCGCAGCTTctgcagctacagcagcagcctgggcagccagagcagcctgcagcCCCCGGCGGCACAGACCGTGTCCAACGCCCCCGTGTCTGAGTACAT GAACCAGGCCGTGCTCTTCGGAGGGAACCCCCGCTATGAGAACGTGCCCCTCATCGGGAGGGGCTCTCCTCCCCCCACG CTAAGTTGCCCATCAAGA TACTCCCCGAGCATGAGGGCCACGTACCTGGCGGTCACCGATGAGCACATCCGGCACCGCGGCGACTTCCCGGCCTAG
- the TTYH2 gene encoding protein tweety homolog 2 isoform X4, protein MGPARADYLAPWWAAWLHGLPHRDPRLQPVPSTFRPQDPDYQQSLLVLGLLAAVCLGLNLLFLTVYLICLCCCKREQDAESKRPHSCCVTWMAVTAGLICCAAVGVGFYGNSETNDGVFQLLYALDHANQTLTGIDSLVASTTLQMQGALEQHLARLNELLASRGDYVQTLKFTQQLAGSIVLQLQGLPAWRGVSTDLTELSGQVAYVEYYRWLAYLLFFILVLTVCLLACLGLAKHSRCLLLLMLCCGLLMLVLSWASMAVDTAAAVGTSDFCVAPDKFIMNQTDDEISAEVVHYYLYCDQSLSSPFQQALTVFQRSLTTMQIQIQGLIQYALPLFPTAEKDLLRVQQLLNSSETSLHQLTALLDCRGLHKDYLDGLIGICYDGVEGLLYLGLFSLLAAAAFSTVICAAPRAWQQLAGRERDYDDMDEEDPFNPAARRMATHRPPRGQLRSFCSYSSSLGSQSSLQPPAAQTVSNAPVSENQAVLFGGNPRYENVPLIGRGSPPPTYSPSMRATYLAVTDEHIRHRGDFPA, encoded by the exons ATGGGGCCCGCCCGCGCCGATTACCTGGCGCCCTGGTGGGCGGCCTGGCTGCACGGGCTCCCGCACCGCGACCCCCGCCTGCAGCCCGTGCCCAGCACCTTCCGCCCGCAGGACCCCGACTACCAGCAG TCGCTGCTTGTCCTGGGCTTGCTGGCCGCCGTGTGCCTCGGCCTcaacctcctcttcctcaccgtGTACCTgatctgcctgtgctgctgcaagaGGGAGCAGGACGCCGAGAGCAAGCGGCCCCACTCGTGTTGTGTCACCTGGATGGCCGTCACCGCCGGGCTCATCTGCTG CGCCGCTGTTGGCGTCGGCTTCTACGGGAACAGCGAGACCAACGACGGCGTTTTCCAGCTGCTCTATGCCCTGGACCACGCCAACCAGACCCTGACTGGCATCGACTCCCTG GTTGCCAGCACCACGCTGCAGATGCAGGGAGCGCtggagcagcacctggcacGGCTGAACGAGCTGCTGGCCTCGCGGGGGGATTACGTGCAGACCCTCAAGTTCACGCAGCAGCTGGCTGGCAgcattgtcctgcagctccaggggctgccgGCCTGGCGGGGCGTCAGCACTGACCTCACCGAGCTGTCGGGACAGGTGGCCTATGTGGAGTATTACAG GTGGTTGGCTTACCTGCTCTTCTTCATCCTCGTCCTCACCGTCTGCCTGCTggcctgcctggggctggccaAGCACTCCcgctgcctgctgctcct gatgCTGTGCTGTGGGCTGCTCATGCTGGTCCTCAGCTGGGCCTCCATGGCCGTGGACACGGCGGCTGCGGTG ggcacCAGCGACTTCTGTGTGGCGCCGGACAAGTTCATCATGAACCAGACAGATGATGAGATCAGCGCAG AGGTGGTTCATTATTACCTGTACTGTGACCAGAGCCtgagcagccccttccagcag GCTCTCACCGTGTTCCAGCGCTCGCTGACCACCATGCAGATCCAGATCCAGGGGCTCATCCAGTATGCGCTGCCCCTCTTCCCCACAGCTGAG AAAGACCTTTTGAgggtgcagcagctcctcaacTCCTCAGAAACCAGCCTGCACcagctgacagcactgctggacTGCCGGGGGCTGCACAAG GACTACCTGGATGGCCTCATTGGCATCTGCTACGACGGCGTGGAGGGGCTGCTCTACCTGGGGCTCTTCTCCCTGCTGGCGGCCGCTGCCTTCTCCACGGTGATCTGCGCAGCCCCAcgagcctggcagcagctggctggGAG GGAGCGGGACTACGATGACATGGACGAGGAGGACCCGTTCAACCCCGCAGCGCGGCGCATGGCCACGCACCGCCCTCCGCGGGGGCAGCTGCGCAGCTTctgcagctacagcagcagcctgggcagccagagcagcctgcagcCCCCGGCGGCACAGACCGTGTCCAACGCCCCCGTGTCTGA GAACCAGGCCGTGCTCTTCGGAGGGAACCCCCGCTATGAGAACGTGCCCCTCATCGGGAGGGGCTCTCCTCCCCCCACG TACTCCCCGAGCATGAGGGCCACGTACCTGGCGGTCACCGATGAGCACATCCGGCACCGCGGCGACTTCCCGGCCTAG